From the Bacillus sp. FJAT-22090 genome, the window AGGAGGATATGATAATCTGTTGGATGATACCAATCAGAGTGTATAAACTCATACCCGTTATCATATACGGAGACTTCTATATGAAATCGAGGGGATTTCCATGATAGAAATTGTTTTTCTAGCATCGTTCTACTCAGTTTGTTATCATCTACAATAATGACGCGGACGATTGGCATTATAGACTCCAAGTTCATATTATTATATGAAATACATGTTGGCTCAGTGGATTGCTTGGCAACACTCAAAGCCTGCTTGCCATTCACTACTAGCTGCTGAATATGGTTATAAGAAGAGTTCCATTCTGCAACACCTGATACAATTTGAATATGAAAGCTTTGACCATCTTTATAATAAGTGTTAGAAACAAAGGTTTTATTTAATTTGTCCAATTTTTCAAGTGCTTCTTTCTCTTTAGTTGTTGGATGAAGGAGAGCAAAGGTTCCCCCGTGTAATCGATAAAAGCTTTCTTTGGATTGAATGTTAGTGTGCATCAATTCACTAAAAGTGCTTAGTATCTCATTTGTATAAGAAAATCCAAAGTCTTTATTCATCTGTTGTATATGATGTACTTCTATTATTGAGATGGAAAAAGTGGTGCCTTCATTATTAAAATTGTCTATTAAATCGAGCGCTTTCTTTTCAAAGCTTGCATAATTAAGTGCACCTGTAAGCGGATCAATCGATTGAAGGTGCTTAATAAAATTTCGATGTGATAAAAAGTTTGAAACGATCGCAAGAAGGAGATGGTTTCCTTTCTTCGGATGTATCATATCCGCAGCTCCATGACGGATGAACTCCGTTTTTATCGAAGAAAATTCATTATTAAAATTCAATACAATGATTGGAATAAAACGGACTAGAGCAGTCTGCTTCATTTTATCTAAAAAAGAAAGAGTCGAAGAATCAGACATATTTGCTGAAATACAACAAACATCAATTTCGTTTGTATTAAATAAGTCAATTCCTTTTTCAACATTAGGTGCTACTAAGATTGTGTAGCCTTCCTTTTCTAAGTCGTCTTTAATAGAAGATAATTCCACTAAATCTTCTGCAATTAACAAAAGAAGTCCCAGTTTGTTGTGAGAATTAATAGTTGAGTTATTAGCGAACAACTGAAAACCTCCTTACATATTATCAATATTAGTTAATGAAAGAACCATTCCACTCTATTTCACCTTTAAACACTGTAGTAGCAGGTCCGGTCATAAATACTCCGTGATCAGAATATCTAATTATAAGCTTCCCACCTAAAAGATTTACTTCAATATCTGTATCAAAATCACAATGACCATTTAAGACTGCTGCAACAACTGCAGCGCAAGCTCCTGTTCCACAAGCTAATGTTTCTCCACTACCACGTTCCCAAACACGCATATTAATAGAAGTGCGACTTACTATTTCAATAAATTCAGTGTTCACACTCTCAGGGAAGACAGGATTAAATTCGAATGTTGGACCTACTAATGGAAGATTAATAGATTCTATATTTTCAGTTATAATTACGCAATGAGGATTTCCCATAGATACAGTAGTAATATGGTAGTTTTCATTTTCAATCGTAAATGGCATATTCACTATACTTTCAGTTTGATCGATTAAGATAGGTAATGCGGAAGGATCTAAATTCGGTTTTCCCATGTCAACAGTAGCAGAAGTCATTTTGTTATTATCGGCAAAAACTTGAATAATTTTTACACCACTTAAAGTATCAATATTCATCGTATTTTTCGGGACAATCTGATGATCATATAAATACTTTGCAACACAACGAATGGCATTACCACACATTTTACCTTCACTACCATCCGCATTAAACATTCTCATTTTTGCATCCGCAATATCAGATGGGCATATTAATACAACACCATCTCCACCAATTCCAAAATGTCTATCTGAAACTAAACGACTAAGTCCTTCAGGGTTTTCGATCATGTTTTCTAAACAATTTATATAGATATAATCATTTCCACAGCCATGCATTTTTGTAAATGTAATATTCATTATTTGAAAACTCCTTATTAATACAATTTCATTCATTATAGTTACTACAAACCAACATGGTCAATGGATGACTATAGAAAAAACAGTCGCAAAAGAAGATATTATTGCGACTGCCATTATTTTTTTATGGTGTTTTCGTATTAAAGGTGTCTCCGCCTTGAATTGTTCCGTTTTCAAAACCTTTATAGAACCAGTTTTTTCGTTGTTCTGAAGTACCATGCGTAAAACTTTCGGGAACGACATAACCTCTTGCTTGCTTTTGCAATGTATCGTCTCCGACAGCACTTGCTGCAGTCAATGCTTCTTCTAAATCACCTTCTTCTAAGTAACCTAATCCTTGTGCATGTTTAGCCCATACACCCGATAAATAGTCAGCTTGCAGTTCGAATCGGACAAGGTATTTATTGAATTCCTCTTCGCTCAATTTTTGGCGCAACGGCATTACTTCTTCCGTTGTTCCTAAAAGTGTTTGGACGTGATGTCCCACTTCATGAGCTATCACATATGCCATCGCAAAATCACCAGGAGCATTGAATTTTTCTTGTAATTCCTGATAGAAGCTTAAGTCAATATAAAGCTTTTGGTCACCTGGACAATAAAAAGGACCTACAGAGGCTCCCGCTGCTCCACATGCTGAATTTACACTGCCCGAATATAGTACAAGCGTCGGTTCCACATATTCCAGACCGTTTTCCTCAAATATTTCTGTCCAAACCTTTTCGGTATCTGCTAATACTACCGATACAAATTCTGCTAATTCTTTTTCTTGAGCACTTTCTTCATAGGGAATTGTACTTGATTGTTCCGAAGTTCCAAGATTTCCAATAATATCACCCGGATTCCCGCCAAGAAAGGAAAGTATAATTACAATAATTAATCCAAGACCCCCTCCAACACCGGCTATCGCTTTACCTCCGCTCATACCACGCCGGTCTTCTACATTAGAGCTTCCAGCTCGTCCCTTCCATTTCATTTATCTCACTCCTTTTCATCAGACTGTTGACAAACGCTTTATCCTACCATGAGATCTTACAGTCTGGGGAGGCCTTTGAAAACTGTCTTTATCAACAAACGGAATTACATGTATAT encodes:
- a CDS encoding response regulator, with protein sequence MFANNSTINSHNKLGLLLLIAEDLVELSSIKDDLEKEGYTILVAPNVEKGIDLFNTNEIDVCCISANMSDSSTLSFLDKMKQTALVRFIPIIVLNFNNEFSSIKTEFIRHGAADMIHPKKGNHLLLAIVSNFLSHRNFIKHLQSIDPLTGALNYASFEKKALDLIDNFNNEGTTFSISIIEVHHIQQMNKDFGFSYTNEILSTFSELMHTNIQSKESFYRLHGGTFALLHPTTKEKEALEKLDKLNKTFVSNTYYKDGQSFHIQIVSGVAEWNSSYNHIQQLVVNGKQALSVAKQSTEPTCISYNNMNLESIMPIVRVIIVDDNKLSRTMLEKQFLSWKSPRFHIEVSVYDNGYEFIHSDWYHPTDYHILLLDVVMPKMDGLEVLNHIREEYPNDRIIISMLTSRNSNQDILHALKRGADDYLVKPFHPQEVLARIQRLASRLFV
- the dapF gene encoding diaminopimelate epimerase, producing the protein MNITFTKMHGCGNDYIYINCLENMIENPEGLSRLVSDRHFGIGGDGVVLICPSDIADAKMRMFNADGSEGKMCGNAIRCVAKYLYDHQIVPKNTMNIDTLSGVKIIQVFADNNKMTSATVDMGKPNLDPSALPILIDQTESIVNMPFTIENENYHITTVSMGNPHCVIITENIESINLPLVGPTFEFNPVFPESVNTEFIEIVSRTSINMRVWERGSGETLACGTGACAAVVAAVLNGHCDFDTDIEVNLLGGKLIIRYSDHGVFMTGPATTVFKGEIEWNGSFIN
- the ypfJ gene encoding KPN_02809 family neutral zinc metallopeptidase: MKWKGRAGSSNVEDRRGMSGGKAIAGVGGGLGLIIVIILSFLGGNPGDIIGNLGTSEQSSTIPYEESAQEKELAEFVSVVLADTEKVWTEIFEENGLEYVEPTLVLYSGSVNSACGAAGASVGPFYCPGDQKLYIDLSFYQELQEKFNAPGDFAMAYVIAHEVGHHVQTLLGTTEEVMPLRQKLSEEEFNKYLVRFELQADYLSGVWAKHAQGLGYLEEGDLEEALTAASAVGDDTLQKQARGYVVPESFTHGTSEQRKNWFYKGFENGTIQGGDTFNTKTP